From a single Mycosarcoma maydis chromosome 14, whole genome shotgun sequence genomic region:
- a CDS encoding uncharacterized protein (related to UTP20 component of the small-subunit processome), with product MAPTSSQHSKSGKKLTREQQRKKADSKASKVRRVQLDASGNQANAKQKTLKQINKNAEKVSSRFRYASFNQRLQDVHLAPAAISASTSYRPYSGLDAPLAAASNSTSSAALPVLDEQDQPLDVTDEDTSSSLHATTSFSQALQAWTDLNLSNAFHDLYRQLYPITQSLPQLIHHRSSIASILATTLSTPSQWLAWDAALDLLPRLAKDLSSEFLPVYPPLLKSAVHITTTTKDTTNGDERAAANLVERGFQSAAWILKAVSPFIVSKEIASRADWDDETAEAQIDSGMVEEEEEVQDVDERTRRLVETWTVIRPYLGWKPIVAKKATAFNKDDDGDNDEEQEQEQEDEDAASTISEQEAGKEAPPADSAMFVNTNIQRISPFTRRFASEAFAHLLRKTRGRQLQSITSLILSDLETMLHDEDQHVHYRHQPSRRPSVRFSRGIAGIWVEGCKSLERRLHSKCISLLSVLLSSSRPVPNVSGDKYRHLTRLILGRLTITALVHHCNASHFAIVLEYLSSLVDHNQSQLSQETSKIQNVAHLTESVEWLACAVGVRKGTRVADQAKPALFALLLRLSPLFLDKTVQAPTGAALRTSLVSLFALSIPLGRLQDLLGPGIKLVDSVAPVPSLSKSKDCIEIRQSLWPEFSGLVEALAQPTLEWSGFKQFVLPTVLTSTAETVASSSTSPQCKDHAFTLLERLEKIGQLDELRVSHHSPLLVRWSRHVASEIEGRLSKLVMLFCSDKSNTQGTNAKNAASRILDQQHLLEPLVPALRLSTVPKSSPSTNFGSQIAQLLLDGLLSNAYFGSEEQVRSSYDKHIINPALLIGLAFESLAILQERSAGKDFETVAKQLKDQLSIQQVVQCSAWHRGALNGLSKYLASCPARLRPQLPRLADVLEPLSAAIMSSDPLIRVSALEILSLIEAEELSGNTTFIGKLVEVERTPLSVASIRDRNVRVRSVGRDVGRAIAVYKAADLQRNVQRDTLILRYLVANLKLNLRPVWSEAIKAVTDIVESGHREIENSLFQIAIAELESGQRLDGSELRFLPAVWLQSDTGAEESHEASANTDEVEPDRVLRDESDIAGIDDDKQFQDGILLERRKAVRSCIQHARTSSGSDANGIGRNGLTTTLQACIEIQQPDARLDLVNYRHQILKLLCEVAPIVERNNARFIHIFFRDAGPRNLAGVLLSPLDDDDDEEDEKDADDEGDNINKEKSVDGEAMNLSKKDRQAQLSAYLEVLGKLKNPKALSRSGELHSYLLSLCATAEVSVQKLALEAILTWKDEAVMPYATKLKELLEAGNFRDTLVSFTLSSDSNVVQPYHRPALMPLVIRLLFGALLSRRGNRTSGAGQRARRGAVLGALADIGSDELVTLVDLMLAPFGDQAQPPSGDEDGFKYVLKSPVASTRRQVGFLSLLGEVVKQIGNNLLPYWDRLISVALNLTYHAHQAVVQAHIQSTDTSCSTEASKPLTARTSRARLVRQAGYKRLCDFFAKPQAASIFRWDRYLPAIFAELISPRLEALRVESSQSQSALLELLHVWSGQSETLPLLGTYDNAVLPSIFAILAAPTVKPSAIGSVLDIAERVLAAAAAETDAMDVSLDVNYRNGCILSLVDLVVRPHASIFLNSVTPLIEQAASAAGPAAAAMGRDDLLRRQISLLAALSPFVTAAEDASHLVKLLSPMMRKSNFLVPERTKTELLAIFERLLSLIPEFRDERSELFHSTFVMLSGLFSLLRTGESRKTLSTAFNRCAEVDMELERVAKWCTQLNALSKRRVEERDFDQLFGAFDSINASDAYITAKEWQPLVHNFLFLILDPEELSVRSNANASLVKFISQTAAESDSGADGEGALMQLFLQAVWPGLKKAVRHRSELVRRDVMAVMSSAAEQLAKCQVMAELSGLLGGGDAEVNFFNNIHHIQLHRRTRAVKRLPEQAAKGSMKSRTISDILAPVLGHFLVPGSVELYDHNLVTEVITSLGLLSGQLTWGPYNALLWQYLRLANKKGASERIMVRTAMAILDNFHFGMEEEAIIDEADIDDDEAEERNQEAQAVVEISKDKDSKEAERVKILDAVTSRLLPRLMAYLEQKDETEDSTRLPIAVGVVRVAQCLPATQRKTQISKLLKTLSNVFRSKAQDTRDLARETACKVMSTLGANFLPEFLREMRRALMRGPQKAVLAFTVHSVLTHLMTSKDEPLTSLDHGAKEIIEIAVEDIFGATADDRESIGSKTTYREVKHSKSMDTFEQVSRIVTPNRMAEVLQPLRDILQQTEVPKVVRQVEECLRRVASGIPANPQFDSNRFLSLCATLIRRDAVFLQARKPETKAASRHKSATLYNYAVFLKRKDVEEGASAGKDHYSRNAHKFVAFGLEMLVTSLRRERFDFQDEEVLAKLNGMVNIVGEAAYANESSVLELSLRCIAQIVKVPVSRVDKALPVFIKQIFGIIHQYGSPQSQIVQTALRTLTAILRECKQASLSETHLSGLLKLIAPDLEEPAVQSTLFGLLRAIVGRRLVVSEVYDTMDKVAEMMVTNQSDSVRDLCRSTYLQFLLDYPQGKQRLRNQIGFLAKNLAYEHESGRLSVLEITDAILNKFGDELLQEYAEMLFVALAMVLANDTSSKCREKSALLIRTLLRTMSETQQDKTALMVDAWSRQEAKPELARVGVQIYGLLMEALPDRSAGWAERVLEVVTKVLVECADDLEALESTDPVLEDELDWQLPYHSLQTLGRLTTLIGAANETSTKACNDAVRRLLLFPHKWVRISSSRILGGLYALQEPHAPNMVTVQQDPIGSLPALVDAAKKSCLQLRSDKLDDTLALQVVKNLVWIGRCFALFPVERANLDELDATAEDGEELSLGQEGRDQGSGSDLDSDSDSDTDTDSVDSTHQYAAALDTPAVIASDPLRWLISRLSFQARLSLAQSKPPHWTINPSSILRFFAALSSSLPRTLLPRLLPLFLAPLIRLIESRSEPTSSSTLTESDQLKSLAIEVQSHLSHLVDVASFNKTYSMLKRKQQQKSEARKTQRLMRGIQNPELQAKRNAKRNEKNHAARRKRNQSNLEQREAGGSGKTKRVRRT from the coding sequence ATGGCTCCCACATCATCCCAGCATAGCAAGTcgggcaagaagctcacgagagagcagcaacggAAGAAGGCAGACAGCAAGGCTTCTAAGGTCCGCCGTGTTCAGCTCGACGCTAGCGGCAACCAGGCCAACGCAAAGCAAAAGACACTAAAGCAGATCAACAAGAATGCGGAAAAGGTCTCGAGTCGCTTCAGATATGCATCTTTCAACCAGCGTCTTCAGGATGTCCACCTCGCACCGGCAGCCATCAgtgccagcaccagctACCGACCCTATTCCGGGCTCGATGCGCCGCTAGCTGCAGCTTCAAATTCCACTAGCAGCGCTGCGTTACCAGTTCTGGATGAGCAAGATCAGCCACTGGATGTGACTGACGAGGATACCTCCTCTTCACTTCATGCAACAACCTCGTTCTCTCAGGCGCTGCAAGCGTGGACGGACCTCAACCTCTCCAATGCCTTCCATGACCTTTACCGTCAACTCTACCCCATCACCCAGTCGTTGCCTCAGTTGATTCATCACCGCTCCTCCATCGCATCAATTCTTGCTACGACGCTGTCTACACCGAGTCAATGGCTGGCATGGGATGCTGCACTCGACCTTCTGCCTCGACTCGCAAAGGACTTGAGTTCCGAGTTTCTACCCGTCTATCCTCCTCTGCTCAAGAGTGCGGTGCACATCACCACAACAACAAAGGACACCACTAATGGCGATGAACGCGCAGCTGCCAACTTGGTCGAGCGTGGGTTTCAATCGGCTGCATGGATCCTGAAAGCCGTCAGCCCTTTCATCGTGAGCAAGGAGATCGCATCTCGTGCGGATTGGGATGATGAAACAGCAGAAGCTCAAATCGACTCTGGAAtggtggaggaagaggaagaggtgcAAGACGTTGACGAAAGGACTCGTCGGCTTGTAGAAACCTGGACTGTCATCAGACCCTACCTTGGCTGGAAGCCTATCGTTGCCAAGAAAGCGACCGCATTCAacaaagatgatgatggcgacaaCGATGAGGAACAGGAACAGGAACaggaagatgaagatgccgcttcgaccatctcagaacaagaagctggTAAAGAAGCTCCGCCTGCAGATAGTGCCATGTTTGTCAACACGAACATTCAGCGTATCTCGCCCTTTACTCGACGTTTTGCATCTGAGGCGTTTGCCCACCTCCTTCGCAAGACAAGAGGCCGTCAGTTGCAGAGCATCACATCGCTCATCCTTTCCGACCTCGAGACCATGCTGCACGATGAGGATCAGCACGTACACTACCGACATCAACCATCTCGCCGGCCATCGGTGCGCTTCTCTCGAGGTATTGCTGGTATTTGGGTCGAGGGTTGCAAGTCGCTCGAACGACGCTTGCATTCGAAATGCATCtcgctgttgagcgtgcTTCTTTCTTCCAGCCGCCCAGTTCCAAACGTATCAGGCGACAAGTACCGACACCTGACGCGACTGATCCTTGGTCGCCTCACCATCACTGCACTCGTCCATCACTGCAACGCATCCCACTTTGCTATTGTTCTCGAGTACCTTTCAAGCCTTGTCGATCACAACCAGTCACAGTTGTCACAAGAGACCAGCAAGATTCAAAACGTTGCCCACCTTACCGAGTCTGTCGAATGGCTCGCATGCGCTGTAGGTGTCAGAAAGGGTACTCGAGTTGCTGATCAAGCCAAGCCGGCGCTGtttgcgctgctgttgcgtcTCTCTCCCCTCTTCCTTGACAAAACAGTTCAAGCGCCTACTGGAGCAGCACTGCGAACTTCGCTTGTCTCGCTGTTTGCTCTCTCAATTCCCTTGGGTCGCTTGCAGGACCTTCTCGGCCCAGGAATTAAGCTGGTCGACTCGGTCGCTCCCGTACCTTCCCTCTCCAAATCTAAGGATTGTATCGAGATTCGGCAGTCTCTGTGGCCCGAGTTCAGTGGCCTTGTCGAGGCGCTCGCACAACCGACCCTTGAATGGAGCGGTTTCAAGCAATTTGTCCTCCCGACTGTCCTCACCTCTACAGCTGAGACCGTTgcttcaagctcgacttCTCCGCAATGCAAAGATCACGCATTTACTTTGCTGGAGAGGTTAGAGAAGATCGGTCAGCTCGACGAACTTCGCGTCTCGCATCATAGCCCTCTGTTGGTTCGGTGGTCCAGGCATGTCGCATCGGAGATCGAAGGGCGCCTCAGTAAGCTCGTCATGCTTTTCTGTTCCGACAAATCCAACACCCAAGGAACCAACGCAAAAAATGCCGCTTCTCGAATTCTtgatcagcagcatctgctTGAGCCCCTCGTTCCTGCACTACGCCTATCTACAGTTCCCAAGTCATCACCTTCAACGAACTTCGGCAGCCAGATCGCTCAGCTTTTGTTGGACGGTCTCCTCTCAAATGCCTACTTCGGTTCAGAAGAGCAAGTCCGCTCGAGCTACGACAAGCACATCATCAACCCTGCTTTGCTGATTGGACTTGCGTTCGAGAGTCTGGCCATCCTTCAGGAGCGAAGCGCGGGGAAAGATTTCGAGACTGTGGCGAAGCAACTAAAGGACCAACTGTCCATCCAACAGGTGGTGCAGTGCTCTGCATGGCACCGAGGCGCCCTCAATGGATTGAGCAAGTATCTCGCTTCCTGCCCAGCTCGTCTCCGACCTCAACTCCCACGCTTAGCTGATGTGCTTGAGCCTCtatcagcagcaatcatGTCTTCGGATCCTCTCATCCGTGTCTCGGCGCTCGAAATTCTCTCTTTGATCGAAGCAGAAGAGCTCAGCGGCAATACCACATtcatcggcaagctcgttgAGGTGGAGCGTACACCCTTATCCGTCGCCTCGATCCGCGATCGCAACGTGCGTGTGCGAAGTGTTGGCCGCGACGTTGGACGGGCAATCGCTGTCTACAAGGCTGCTGACTTGCAACGCAACGTCCAACGAGACACTTTGATCCTCCGATACCTTGTCGCCAACCTCAAGCTCAATCTACGTCCAGTGTGGTCCGAAGCAATCAAGGCGGTGACCGACATTGTTGAATCAGGACATCGCGAAATAGAGAATTCACTCTTCCAAATCGCCATTGCAGAGCTCGAGTCAGGTCAAAGACTCGATGGTTCCGAACTGCGATTCTTGCCCGCTGTATGGCTACAGTCGGACACCGGCGCGGAAGAGAGCCACGAGGCGTCTGCAAACAcagacgaggtggagcCTGACCGCGTCCTGCGTGACGAGAGCGACATTGCCGGTATAGACGATGACAAGCAGTTCCAGGACGGCATCTTGCTGGAGAGGCGCAAAGCTGTACGAAGCTGTATCCAGCATGCCCGAACTAGCTCCGGCTCCGACGCGAACGGCATTGGCAGAAACGGACTCACGACAACCCTTCAAGCCTGCATTGAGATCCAGCAGCCTGATGCGCGACTTGACCTCGTCAACTACCGCCATCAGATTCTCAAGCTTCTGTGCGAAGTAGCACCCATCGTCGAGCGAAACAACGCGCGCTTTATTCACATCTTTTTCAGAGACGCAGGACCGCGCAATCTGGCCGGTGTGCTGCTTTCGCCTctcgatgacgacgatgacgaggaggacgagaaAGACGCAGACGACGAAGGCGATAACATCAACAAGGAGAAGTCAGTAGATGGAGAAGCCATGAACCTCAGCAAGAAGGACCGTCAGGCGCAGCTCAGCGCGTACCTCGAAgtgctcggcaagctcaagaacCCGAAAGCTTTGTCGCGGTCCGGCGAGCTGCATAGCTATCTGCTGAGCTTGTGCGCCACGGCTGAGGTCTCGGTTCAGAAGCTGGCTCTCGAGGCCATCTTGACCTGGAAGGACGAAGCCGTGATGCCTTATGCtaccaagctcaaggaaCTGCTCGAGGCTGGCAACTTCCGCGACACGCTTGTCTCTTTCACCCTGTCGTCTGACTCAAACGTTGTACAGCCCTACCATCGACCCGCGCTTATGCCTCTCGTGATTCGTCTTCTATTTGGCGCCCTGCTCTCGAGGCGTGGTAATCGAACAAGCGGTGCTGGTCAACgggctcgacgaggagctgtGCTTGGCGCACTTGCTGATATTGGCTCTGATGAGCTCGTCAccctcgtcgatctcatGCTGGCTCCTTTTGGCGACCAAGCCCAACCACCCTCAGGTGATGAGGACGGATTCAAGTATGTCTTGAAGAGTCCGGTCGCTTCAACTCGACGCCAGGTCGGGTTTCTCTCCTTGCTTGGAGAAGTTGTCAAGCAGATCGGAAACAATCTTCTGCCTTACTGGGATCGCCTCATTTCAGTCGCTCTTAACCTCACCTATCATGCTCATCAAGCTGTTGTTCAAGCGCACATCCAAAGCACCGACACATCTTGCTCCACTGAGGCGAGCAAGCCACTCACGGCACGCACCTCGCGAGCTCGTCTGGTTCGCCAGGCTGGTTACAAGCGTCTGTGCGACTTTTTTGCAAAGCCGCAAGCAGCGTCCATCTTTCGATGGGATAGATATTTACCTGCCATTTTTGCCGAGCTTATCTCGCCACGTCTCGAAGCGCTCAGGGTGGAATCGAGTCAGAGCCAGtctgcgctgctcgagctcttgcaCGTCTGGTCCGGTCAGTCTGAGACGCTTCCTTTACTAGGCACATACGACAATGCTGTACTGCCTAGTATCTTTGCCATTCTCGCAGCACCGACGGTCAAGCCGTCCGCGATCGGCTCTGTGCTGGACATTGCCGAGCGTGTTCTcgcagccgctgctgccgaaaCGGACGCGATGGACGTAAGTTTGGACGTCAACTACAGAAACGGCTGCATCTTGTCCTTGGTGGATCTTGTCGTAAGACCACACGCCTCGATCTTCCTCAACAGCGTCACTCCActgatcgagcaagctgcttcggctgcgggccctgcagctgctgcgatgGGCCGAGACGACTTGCTGCGTCGCCAAATCTCACTCCTCGCCGCACTTTCGCCTTTTGTCACCGCTGCTGAAGATGCCAGTCACCTGGTCAAGCTCCTTAGCCCCATGATGCGCAAGTCGAACTTCCTTGTGCCTGAGCGCACCAAAACCGAGCTGCTGGCTATCTTCGAACGTCTTCTGTCCCTCATTCCAGAATTCCGAGACGAGCGCTCCGAGCTGTTCCACAGCACGTTTGTGATGCTCAGTGGTCTCTTTTCGCTTCTTCGCACCGGCGAGTCGCGAAAAACTCTCAGCACTGCTTTCAACCGCTGTGCCGAGGTGGATATGGAGCTGGAGCGGGTGGCAAAATGGTGCACACAGCTCAACGCGCTGAGCAAACGAAGGGTCGAAGAACGCGACTTTGATCAGCTGTTTGGCGCTTTCGATTCGATCAACGCCAGCGATGCGTACATTACCGCGAAGGAATGGCAGCCACTGGTGCACAACTTTTTGTTCCTAATCTTGGACCCGGAAGAGTTGTCGGTCcgcagcaacgccaacgcctcgcTTGTCAAGTTCATCAGCCAGACTGCAGCCGAGAGTGACTCGGGTGCAGACGGCGAGGGTGCATTGATGCAATTGTTCCTGCAAGCGGTCTGGCCTGGACTCAAGAAAGCCGTGCGCCATCGCTCCGAGCTGGTACGAAGAGATGTGATGGCCGTCATGTCGTCAGCTGCAGAACAACTCGCAAAATGCCAAGTCATGGCTGAGCTCTCCGGCCTTCTGGGtggtggcgatgctgaAGTCAACTTCTTCAACAACATCCACCACATCCAGCTCCATCGCAGGACACGTGCAGTCAAGCGTCTGCCAGAGCAGGCGGCCAAGGGCAGCATGAAAAGTCGCACCATCAGCGACATTCTCGCTCCCGTGCTCGGACACTTCCTCGTACCCGGATCGGTTGAGCTCTACGATCACAACCTCGTGACCGAGGTTATCACTAGCCTAGGCCTTCTTTCTGGTCAACTCACATGGGGCCCATACAATGCACTGTTGTGGCAGTACCTTCGTCTCGCAAACAAGAAAGGTGCCTCGGAGCGCATCATGGTGCGAACGGCAATGGCGATCCTGGACAACTTCCACTTTGGAATGGAGGAGGAAGCTATCATCGATGAGGCTGATattgacgacgacgaggccgaAGAGCGCAACCAAGAAGCCCAAGCAGTGGTGGAGATTagcaaggacaaggacagCAAGGAGGCTGAACGTGTCAAGATTCTAGATGCTGTCACTTCTCGTTTGCTGCCTCGACTCATGGCTTATCTCGAGCAGAAGGACGAGACAGAAGACTCGACGCGACTACCCATCGCTGTTGGTGTGGTGCGCGTTGCACAGTGCCTTCCCGCCACACAGCGCAAGACGCAGATCAGCAAACTGCTAAAGACGCTCTCCAACGTATTCCGTTCCAAAGCTCAAGACACGCGTGATCTTGCGCGAGAGACCGCATGCAAAGTCATGTCGACGCTGGGTGCCAACTTCTTGCCCGAGTTCCTGCGGGAAATGCGACGGGCACTCATGCGCGGCCCACAAAAAGCAGTGCTTGCTTTCACCGTACATTCGGTGCTGACGCACCTAATGACGAGCAAAGACGAACCATTGACCTCTCTCGATCATGGCGCCAAGGAAATCATTGAGATTGCTGTCGAGGACATTTTTGGCGCTACGGCTGACGACCGTGAATCGATCGGAAGCAAGACGACTTACCGCGAAGtcaagcacagcaagagTATGGACACTTTCGAGCAAGTCTCGCGCATTGTCACGCCAAATCGCATGGCCGAGGTGCTTCAGCCTCTGCGAGACATTTTGCAGCAGACCGAGGTCCCCAAAGTCGTGCGTCAGGTGGAAGAGTGTCTGCGTCGCGTTGCGAGCGGTATTCCTGCGAACCCACAGTTCGACTCGAATCGATTCCTCTCGCTGTGTGCTACGCTGATTCGCCGCGATGCGGTATTCCTACAAGCGCGCAAGCCCGAGACCAAAGCTGCGTCGCGCCACAAGTCGGCAACATTGTACAACTACGCTGTCTTTCTCAAGCGCAAGGACGTTGAAGAAGGCGCTAGCGCGGGCAAGGACCACTACTCGCGCAATGCGCACAAGTTTGTCGCATTCGGCCTCGAAATGTTGGTCACCTCGCTGCGTCGAGAGCGCTTCGATTTCCAGGACGAAGAGGTGCTAGCCAAGCTTAACGGCATGGTCAATATTGTTGGAGAAGCTGCGTACGCCAACGAGTCGTCGGTACTCGAATTGTCGCTGCGTTGCATAGCGCAGATTGTAAAAGTGCCCGTGTCGCGCGTGGACAAGGCGCTTCCGGTGTTCATCAAGCAGATTTTCGGTATTATCCACCAGTACGGCTCACCACAGTCGCAGATTGTGCAGACAGCCTTGCGCACTCTGACCGCCATTCTGCGCGAATGCAAGCAAGCCTCTCTGTCAGAGACACACCTTAGCGGTCTACTGAAGCTCATTGCTCCCGACCTGGAAGAACCTGCGGTGCAGAGTACGCTATTTGGCTTACTGCGCGCCATTGTTGGCCGACGCCTTGTTGTGTCTGAAGTATACGACACGATGGACAAGGTGGCCGAAATGATGGTGACCAACCAGTCGGATTCGGTGCGCGATTTGTGCCGCTCCACGTATCTGCAATTCCTGCTCGACTATCCGCAAGGCAAGCAACGTCTACGCAATCAGATTGGTTTCTTGGCTAAGAACCTCGCCTACGAACACGAATCCGGACGACTCTCCGTACTCGAAATCACGGATGCCATTCTCAACAAGTTCGGCGATGAACTGCTGCAAGAATATGCCGAGATGCTCTTCGTCGCTCTTGCAATGGTTCTGGCGAATgacacgagcagcaaatGTCGTGAAAAGTCGGCTCTGCTCATTCGCACACTGCTGAGGACGATGAGCGAGACGCAGCAGGATAAGACAGCGTTGATGGTGGATGCATGGTCTCGACAGGAGGCGAAGCCCGAGCTCGCCAGAGTCGGAGTGCAGATCTACGGGTTGTTGATGGAAGCATTACCGGATCGAAGCGCTGGTTGGGCAGAAAGAGTACTGGAGGTGGTGACCAAGGTTCTCGTCGAATGCGCtgacgatctcgaagcgctcgaaaGCACTGACCCAGTCTTGGAAGACGAACTGGACTGGCAACTACCCTACCACTCACTGCAAACCCTCGGCCGGCTCACCACTCTTATCGGTGCAGCTAACGAGACCTCGACGAAAGCTTGCAACGATGCGGTACGAAGGTTGTTGCTATTCCCGCACAAATGGGTGCGCATCTCTTCTTCGCGCATCCTAGGGGGGCTGTATGCACTGCAAGAGCCGCACGCACCGAACATGGTGACGGTGCAGCAGGATCCGATTGGCAGTCTGCCGGCGTTGGTAGACGCGGCCAAGAAGtcgtgcttgcagctgcggTCGGACAAGTTGGATGATACACTGGCATTGCAAGTGGTGAAGAATTTGGTTTGGATCGGGAGATGTTTTGCGCTCTTCCCGGTGGAGCGTGCCAATCTagacgagctggatgcCACTGCcgaggatggtgaagaGCTTTCgctcggccaagaaggacgagaCCAAGGCTCTGGTAGCGATTTGgattctgattctgattcgGACACGGACACGGACTCGGTCGATTCGACACATCAATACGCCGCGGCGCTCGACACGCCGGCTGTGATTGCTTCGGATCCGTTGCGCTGGCTGATCTCGCGCCTCTCGTTCCAGGCACGTCTCTCACTCGCTCAGTCCAAACCGCCACACTGGACGATCAATCCTTCTTCGATCCTACGCTTCTTCGCTGCACTTTCCTCCTCGCTGCCTcgcacgctgctgccgcgTTTGCTGccgctcttcctcgcccCACTCATCCGACTCATCGAATCGCGCTCGGAGCCTAcgtcatcgtcaacgcTGACCGAATCGGACCAGCTGAAATCGCTTGCGATCGAGGTGCAATCCCACCTctcgcacctcgtcgacgtAGCCAGCTTCAACAAAACCTACTCGATGCTCAAGCGAAAACAACAGCAGAAGAGCGAAGCTCGAAAGACGCAGAGGCTCATGCGAGGAATCCAGAACCCTGAACTACAGGCCAAGAGGAACGCCAAGAGGAACGAAAAGAACCATGCAGCTAGAAGAAAGAGGAACCAGAGCAACCTGGAGCAAAGGGAGGCTGGCGGAAGTGGCAAGACCAAGCGCGTCAGGAGGACTTGA
- a CDS encoding uncharacterized protein (related to endo-1,6-beta-d-glucanase precursor) produces the protein MSHTYGRGGESDSYMDKPMLPITHSPTTPPPPSGRRKNKACAWWSKQSRSRKIILIALVSIALLALILGLALGLTIGRPSKEDSNPSADYVPTTISGDRSSLLQHGYWYTAPRNGTNFNWTSANPQLGTYRSDSQGVDIIIDTAETFQPIDGFGGAMTDASAFLLSRLKTKEARLYNRVMDFMFSNATGVSVTRVTMGASDFSVNQEYSYISQPPAFAQAVDQLNDPNALLNGFSIQGTQSSQYTIPVLLDARKRNPNLKVILSPWSPPAFMKSNNAMNGGMLRSGFIGVLAQYYAQTAEAFMRAGVEPWAMTLQNEPSHVATYPSMGMDSTTQAQLAVALKDALAQRGLSRVQVWAHDDNYARWQSAADIVNANASAIDAIAFHCYRGDPEQISQFEQALQNDVSKNVHLTECTGTGNPANRWAGIQGWLNNVYWPVSIVNARSVVQWNLALDNGYGPHLESSYCSSCTGSLTLSSPSHPANPYVDFNDQIYLTSHFSAATTDLTNVGGGQAVRVQASQGTLYSLDQDDWQCLQWLAYAAPLNSSSLQRANTGANAAATRRIGLVIANTCQQTKNVVVSSDGRRTTLPVQQGLTSFVWTAP, from the coding sequence ATGTCGCACACATATGGCCGCGGTGGCGAGTCAGACTCGTACATGGACAAGCCCATGCTGCCAATCACTCACTCGCCTACAacaccaccgccacctTCCGGACGTCGCAAGAACAaagcttgcgcttggtggAGTAAACAATCCCGTTCTCGCAAAATCATCCTGATTGCACTCGTTTCGATCGCCCTACTTGCGCTTATCCTCGGTCTTGCATTAGGCCTCACCATCGGCAGGCCGTCCAAAGAAGATTCAAATCCTTCTGCCGACTATGTGCCTACAACCATCTCTGGCGACCGATCGTCCTTGCTTCAACATGGCTACTGGTACACTGCCCCTCGCAATGGCACCAACTTCAACTGGACATCCGCCAACCCGCAGCTAGGCACTTACAGGAGCGACAGTCAGGGCGTTGATATCATCATTGATACCGCCGAAACTTTCCAACCCATCGATGGCTTTGGTGGCGCCATGACCGATGCCTCCGCTTTCCTGCTGAGCCGGCTCAAGACCAAGGAAGCGCGCCTCTACAACAGAGTGATGGATTTCATGTTTAGCAATGCTACCGGTGTCAGTGTCACGCGAGTCACAATGGGAGCAAGCGACTTTTCTGTCAACCAAGAGTATAGCTACATTTCACAACCACCCGCGTTTGCACAAGCGGTAGATCAGCTCAATGATCCCAATGCCCTCTTGAACGGTTTCAGCATCCAAGGCACCCAGAGCAGCCAGTACACGATTCCTGTACTGCTGGATGCCAGGAAGCGCAATCCTAACCTCAAGGTGATCCTCAGTCCCTGGAGCCCGCCGGCCTTTATGAAGTCGAACAATGCCATGAATGGAGGCATGCTTCGTTCTGGCTTCATCGGCGTATTGGCGCAATACTATGCGCAAACGGCAGAGGCCTTCATGCGCGCAGGCGTTGAGCCTTGGGCTATGACGCTGCAGAATGAACCTTCGCACGTCGCCACCTACCCGTCCATGGGCATGGACTCCACTACGCAGGCGCAGCTCGCGGTTGCTCTCAAGGATGCCTTGGCACAGCGTGGATTGTCGCGAGTCCAAGTGTGGGCTCACGACGACAACTATGCGCGCTGGCAGAGCGCTGCAGACATTGTCAACGCCAATGCCTCTGCTATCGACGCCATCGCCTTCCACTGTTACCGCGGCGATCCTGAGCAAATTTCACAATTCGAACAAGCGCTTCAAAACGACGTGTCCAAGAACGTCCACCTGACTGAATGCACTGGCACTGGTAACCCCGCCAATAGATGGGCAGGTATCCAAGGCTGGTTGAACAACGTCTACTGGCCTGTGAGCATCGTTAACGCTCGAAGTGTCGTTCAATGGAACTTGGCGCTAGACAACGGTTACGGTCCACATCTCGAATCGTCCTACTGCAGTTCGTGCACCGGATCGCTCACCCTCTCCTCGCCCTCGCACCCGGCAAATCCGTACGTCGACTTCAACGACCAGATCTACCTCACCTCGCACTTCTCCGCCGCCACTACTGACCTCACCAACGTGGGTGGCGGACAAGCGGTCCGCGTCCAGGCTAGCCAAGGAACCCTCTATTCGTTAGATCAGGACGACTGGCAGTGTTTGCAATGGCTGGCTTACGCTGCACCTttgaacagcagcagcttgcagcgcGCGAACACAGGTGCAAATGCGGCGGCAACGAGGAGGATCGGGTTGGTGATCGCGAACACATGCCAGCAGACCAAGAATGTCGTGGTTTCCAGCGACGGCAGGCGTACCACACTGCCTGTCCAGCAAGGATTGACGAGTTTTGTCTGGACTGCACCGTGA